From the genome of Virgibacillus proomii, one region includes:
- a CDS encoding ABC transporter ATP-binding protein yields the protein MALLEVKDLKVHFPIRGGVLNRKIDEIKAVDGVSFSIEQGKTYGLVGESGSGKTTTGRAIIGLNHVTSGNIRFSGVDLTNLRSNRRDIRKEIQMIFQDPYSSLNPKKRVFDIVAEPLRNFERLSKVEERKRVQELLEHVGLSPESIFKYPHQFSGGQRQRIGIARAIALKPKLIIADEPVSALDVSVQAQVLNFLKDIQKDLNLTYLFISHDLGIVKHMCDEIGIMYKGRYVEEGSRDDIFYNPQHIYTKRLIAAIPDIDPFKRQKLQKWRDEVEKEYKKHYDDYFDHEGLAYGLRSISNTHLVALPQKG from the coding sequence ATGGCACTTTTAGAAGTTAAAGATTTAAAAGTCCATTTTCCAATTCGAGGAGGAGTCTTAAATCGGAAAATTGACGAGATCAAGGCTGTAGACGGAGTTTCATTTTCTATTGAACAAGGAAAAACATATGGTCTTGTAGGTGAATCAGGATCAGGTAAAACAACAACAGGACGTGCGATTATTGGATTAAATCATGTCACGAGCGGAAATATACGATTTTCTGGTGTTGATTTAACGAACTTAAGATCAAACCGAAGGGATATTCGGAAAGAAATTCAGATGATCTTTCAAGATCCTTACTCTTCCTTAAATCCCAAAAAAAGAGTATTCGATATTGTTGCAGAACCGCTACGCAACTTTGAAAGATTATCAAAAGTGGAAGAAAGAAAACGAGTACAAGAATTGCTGGAACATGTTGGCTTAAGCCCAGAAAGCATTTTTAAATATCCACACCAATTTTCAGGTGGACAACGGCAACGAATTGGAATTGCCCGAGCGATTGCATTAAAGCCAAAATTAATTATAGCAGATGAGCCAGTATCTGCTCTGGATGTATCGGTTCAAGCTCAAGTTCTAAATTTTCTAAAGGATATTCAAAAGGATTTAAATTTAACGTATCTTTTCATTAGTCATGACCTAGGTATTGTAAAACATATGTGTGATGAAATAGGCATCATGTACAAAGGACGTTATGTAGAAGAGGGTTCTAGGGATGACATTTTTTATAATCCTCAACATATTTATACAAAACGTCTCATTGCGGCGATTCCGGATATCGATCCTTTTAAGCGACAAAAACTACAGAAATGGCGAGATGAAGTAGAAAAAGAATATAAGAAACATTATGATGATTATTTTGATCATGAAGGCTTGGCTTACGGTTTACGGAGTATATCCAATACTCATTTAGTAGCTTTGCCGCAGAAAGGTTGA
- the opp4B gene encoding oligopeptide ABC transporter permease encodes MWKFTVRRLLITMPQIILLSVLVFIMAQMMPGDALSGLIDPNIDPAAMEEQREKLGLNDPWYEQYADWFTSALQGDLGQSFRFKMPVEKLIGERLVNTFWLSLVTLIFTYIIAIPLGIISGRYNDTLRDQLISGYTYIGFATPLFIFALVMLWLFGYTLGWFPTGGSVEPGLEPGSFAYIMSKFNHLLLPAISMALITTVNTVQYLRSEIIDTKQKDFIITARAKGASESRVYNKHILRNSLLPIAAYFGFEITGLIGGTVFIETIYSYPGMGLLFMESVLQRDYSVVTSVVLLFGIASILGALLSDIILSLVDPRIRIK; translated from the coding sequence ATGTGGAAATTTACTGTTAGACGACTATTGATTACGATGCCGCAAATCATTTTGTTAAGTGTATTAGTTTTTATTATGGCACAAATGATGCCTGGAGATGCATTATCAGGTTTAATCGATCCGAATATCGATCCAGCTGCTATGGAAGAGCAACGGGAAAAATTGGGACTTAATGATCCTTGGTATGAGCAATATGCTGATTGGTTTACTTCAGCCTTGCAAGGAGATTTAGGGCAATCTTTTCGCTTTAAAATGCCGGTTGAAAAATTAATTGGAGAGCGACTTGTTAATACCTTTTGGCTTTCTTTAGTAACGTTAATTTTCACTTATATTATAGCTATTCCTCTTGGTATTATAAGCGGTCGTTATAATGATACTTTACGTGATCAATTAATCTCCGGATATACGTATATTGGGTTTGCAACACCGTTATTTATTTTTGCACTTGTCATGCTGTGGCTATTTGGGTATACACTTGGCTGGTTTCCTACAGGCGGAAGCGTTGAGCCAGGGTTAGAGCCCGGGTCATTTGCTTATATCATGAGCAAGTTTAATCATCTATTATTGCCTGCAATTTCTATGGCATTAATTACGACTGTAAATACAGTACAGTATTTGCGAAGTGAAATTATTGACACGAAACAAAAAGACTTTATCATCACAGCCCGAGCTAAAGGTGCTTCGGAGTCACGAGTTTATAACAAGCATATTTTGCGAAACTCTTTACTGCCAATAGCCGCATATTTTGGCTTTGAAATTACTGGCTTAATTGGTGGAACTGTTTTTATTGAGACGATTTATAGTTATCCCGGAATGGGATTATTATTTATGGAATCTGTCTTACAACGCGATTATAGTGTCGTAACATCTGTTGTCTTATTATTCGGAATTGCTTCTATTTTAGGTGCGCTTTTATCAGATATTATTTTAAGTTTAGTGGATCCTAGGATACGAATTAAGTAA
- a CDS encoding ABC transporter permease yields MISIIWREIVRDKIALLSLLFLVIITAFVYGISLFLNQEEIVKVDLFAINQPPSSEFWLGTDYGGRDIFGQLIIGTRNSLSIGILVTLMTGSIGVVYGLVSGYYGGTIDNIMMRIVDFFLILPFLMIVIVFVAIVPKYSIWSFSLIMTAFLWMGIARLIRSKALQERELDYAQASKTLGTPDWKIMFTQVLPNLSSIIIVTMTLNLAANIGLESGLSFLGFGFPESTPSLGTLLGYARNPQTLELRWWIWLPAAVMVFLLMLAVRNVGEALKRATDARQRRG; encoded by the coding sequence ATGATAAGCATTATTTGGCGAGAAATTGTCCGGGATAAAATTGCACTTCTTTCATTATTATTTCTTGTGATCATTACAGCATTTGTCTATGGTATTTCTTTATTTTTAAACCAAGAGGAAATTGTTAAAGTTGATTTATTTGCCATTAACCAACCTCCGTCTTCTGAATTTTGGCTGGGAACCGATTATGGTGGACGGGATATCTTTGGACAGCTCATTATCGGAACACGCAACTCTTTATCAATTGGTATATTAGTAACATTGATGACAGGGAGTATTGGTGTTGTTTATGGATTGGTTTCTGGTTATTATGGTGGAACCATCGACAATATAATGATGCGAATTGTTGATTTCTTCTTAATCTTACCCTTTTTAATGATTGTTATTGTATTTGTAGCAATTGTGCCCAAGTATAGCATATGGTCATTTTCTTTAATTATGACAGCTTTTTTATGGATGGGAATAGCTCGTTTAATTCGTTCAAAGGCATTGCAAGAAAGAGAGTTGGACTATGCCCAAGCTTCCAAAACATTAGGTACACCAGATTGGAAGATTATGTTTACGCAAGTACTACCAAACTTAAGTTCAATTATCATAGTAACGATGACGTTAAACTTAGCTGCTAATATTGGTCTGGAATCCGGGCTTTCCTTTTTAGGTTTTGGATTTCCTGAATCAACTCCAAGTCTCGGGACATTGTTAGGATATGCGCGAAATCCACAAACGTTAGAGTTAAGATGGTGGATTTGGTTGCCGGCTGCGGTAATGGTTTTCCTATTGATGTTGGCTGTTCGAAATGTTGGAGAGGCTTTAAAACGTGCAACGGATGCCCGACAACGTAGAGGCTGA
- the opp4A gene encoding oligopeptide ABC transporter substrate-binding protein encodes MKKRNWRFMLYACMLGLLLALVACNSDDKSKSDKSGDKKSEKNGEQVFSIEDFNVEKKNEGEAIDGGHFKYGLVTDTAFEGLLNFNFYSGEHDDEIIKWFDESLLAADKNHNLTQDGAATFEIDDSGKVFTFKIRDNVNWHDGKPVTAEDWAFAHEVIADPDYTGVRYGEDFTIIEGMEEYHSGKADSISGIEVINDKTLKITYKQASPSLLSGGIWSYALPKHIFKDIPVAKMTESPEVREKPIGFGPFKVESITPGEAVVLTKNEDYWQGEPKLDKVTVKVVNPKTVVQALKTGEVDTVDKFPVDQYPDNANMSNVEFLGNIDMAYSYIGFKLGTWDKKKKEVKPDPNKKMADVNLRKAMWHAIDNEAVGKQFYNGLRWNATTLIPPSHPNFHDQENPGLAYDPEKAKKILDEAGYKDVNNDGMRENPDGEELVINFASMSGGDTAEPVANYYIQAWKEVGLNVQLLDGRLHEFNSFYDRIGNTGEDDPKIDVYMAAWGVATDVNPAGLYGRDALFNYTRYASEENDKLLAEGASEKAMDQKYRQKVYKEWQQLMVDEVPVIPTHYRAVVVPVNNRVLNYTIEYYGLKRHEIAVTKEEPMKAE; translated from the coding sequence ATGAAAAAAAGAAATTGGCGTTTCATGCTATATGCATGTATGCTAGGATTATTGCTTGCTCTAGTAGCATGTAACAGCGATGATAAAAGCAAGTCAGACAAATCTGGCGATAAGAAGTCAGAAAAAAACGGTGAACAAGTATTTTCGATTGAGGATTTTAATGTAGAGAAGAAAAATGAAGGTGAAGCGATAGACGGAGGTCATTTTAAATACGGTCTCGTTACAGATACGGCTTTTGAGGGATTATTAAACTTTAATTTTTACTCAGGTGAACATGATGATGAAATTATCAAATGGTTTGATGAGTCGTTATTAGCTGCTGATAAAAATCATAATTTAACACAAGATGGAGCTGCAACATTTGAAATAGACGACAGTGGGAAAGTGTTTACTTTTAAGATTCGGGATAATGTGAATTGGCATGATGGAAAACCGGTAACTGCCGAAGATTGGGCCTTTGCCCATGAAGTTATTGCAGATCCCGATTATACGGGTGTTCGCTATGGTGAAGATTTTACCATTATTGAAGGAATGGAAGAGTATCATAGTGGCAAAGCGGATTCTATTTCAGGGATTGAAGTGATCAATGACAAAACATTGAAAATAACGTATAAACAAGCATCACCGTCTTTATTAAGTGGAGGTATTTGGTCTTATGCTTTACCGAAACATATTTTTAAGGATATTCCGGTAGCAAAAATGACTGAATCACCAGAAGTACGGGAAAAGCCAATTGGCTTTGGTCCGTTTAAAGTAGAGAGTATTACTCCGGGAGAAGCTGTCGTGCTTACGAAAAACGAAGATTACTGGCAGGGAGAACCGAAATTAGATAAGGTGACGGTTAAAGTAGTAAATCCAAAAACGGTTGTCCAAGCGTTGAAAACGGGAGAAGTGGACACAGTTGATAAATTTCCAGTTGATCAATATCCGGATAACGCCAATATGTCAAATGTTGAGTTTTTAGGAAATATTGACATGGCTTATTCCTATATTGGCTTTAAATTAGGAACATGGGATAAAAAGAAGAAAGAAGTCAAGCCTGACCCGAATAAGAAAATGGCAGATGTGAATTTGCGTAAGGCGATGTGGCATGCGATTGACAACGAAGCTGTGGGAAAACAGTTTTATAATGGTTTACGCTGGAATGCTACTACCTTAATTCCACCGTCACATCCGAACTTCCATGATCAAGAAAACCCGGGACTAGCATATGATCCGGAAAAAGCAAAGAAAATTTTGGATGAGGCAGGCTATAAGGATGTAAATAACGATGGTATGCGAGAAAATCCGGATGGGGAAGAACTAGTGATTAACTTCGCTTCGATGTCCGGTGGGGATACTGCTGAACCAGTTGCTAATTATTATATTCAGGCTTGGAAAGAAGTAGGGCTAAATGTACAATTGCTGGACGGTCGCTTGCATGAATTTAACTCCTTTTATGATCGAATCGGCAATACTGGAGAAGATGATCCGAAGATTGATGTTTATATGGCGGCATGGGGCGTAGCAACAGATGTGAATCCTGCTGGTTTATACGGTCGCGATGCATTATTTAACTATACGCGTTATGCAAGTGAAGAAAATGATAAGTTGTTAGCTGAAGGTGCATCCGAAAAAGCGATGGATCAAAAGTATCGTCAGAAAGTGTATAAAGAATGGCAGCAATTAATGGTAGATGAAGTTCCAGTTATTCCAACCCATTATCGCGCTGTCGTCGTACCTGTTAATAATCGTGTTTTAAATTATACAATAGAGTATTATGGATTAAAGCGGCATGAAATTGCTGTAACCAAAGAAGAACCAATGAAAGCAGAATAA
- the asnB gene encoding asparagine synthase (glutamine-hydrolyzing): MCGITGYMDWQNDVRRNRQMLVNMTETLAHRGPDETNTWMNQHVAFGHKRLSVIDMEGGKQPMQRIKDGFTYTLIYNGELYNTEELRNELRNKGYSFTTTSDTEVLLTAYLEWKESCVDYLNGIYAFAIWDGQKAQLFLARDRLGVKPLFYQEKSGQFIFGSELKAVLAHQAVKAEIDSTGLAEVFGLGPSRTPGHGLFKNMQELRAGHALTFSKNGLKTWRYWNVKSCKHTDSEQETVQTVRELFIDAVQRQLVADVPVSTFLSGGLDSSAITAIAANYLQAKRRGVLTTFSVDYEGNEQYFKVSKFQPSMDQPFIQLMAKEFTTKHYNEVITGEELAEHLKESVTLRDQPGMADIDSSLLWFCKQIKKHATVSLSGECADEIFGGYPWFHDPSTAAGTGFPWIRSLESRIDLLHEKWSKKLKLKEYVYQRYKETLGETPRLEGESDIDARRRELFYLNMNWFMAQLLDRKDRMSMGASLEVRVPYADHRLVEYVWNIPWEMKMMGGQEKGILRKAMEGILPDDVLYRKKSPFPKTFQPEYTNAVKAWMHEIINDKDARLFEFLKKDKVEAILESEGKEFKDPWYGQLMKGPQLIAHLCQIDYWLRIYDINIVD; encoded by the coding sequence TTGTGTGGAATTACGGGATATATGGATTGGCAGAACGATGTGCGAAGAAATAGACAGATGCTTGTAAATATGACAGAAACATTAGCCCATCGTGGCCCAGATGAAACAAATACGTGGATGAATCAACATGTCGCTTTTGGTCATAAGCGTCTGTCTGTTATTGATATGGAGGGTGGAAAACAGCCAATGCAGCGTATTAAGGATGGATTCACCTATACCCTCATATATAATGGCGAGCTGTATAATACAGAAGAACTTCGCAATGAATTGAGAAATAAAGGTTATTCCTTTACGACGACTTCTGATACGGAAGTGTTACTTACTGCTTATTTGGAGTGGAAAGAATCATGTGTTGACTATTTGAATGGGATTTATGCTTTTGCTATTTGGGATGGGCAAAAAGCCCAGTTATTTTTAGCCAGGGATCGGTTAGGGGTCAAGCCATTATTTTATCAAGAAAAATCAGGTCAATTTATTTTTGGTTCGGAGTTAAAAGCTGTACTTGCTCATCAAGCTGTAAAGGCTGAGATAGATTCCACCGGTTTGGCAGAGGTTTTCGGCTTGGGTCCATCAAGAACACCGGGACACGGTCTCTTTAAAAATATGCAAGAATTGCGGGCAGGTCATGCACTTACGTTTTCCAAAAATGGTTTAAAAACGTGGCGATATTGGAATGTCAAAAGCTGTAAGCATACGGATTCGGAACAGGAAACGGTACAAACGGTAAGGGAGTTGTTTATCGATGCCGTACAGCGACAACTGGTAGCAGACGTACCAGTTTCTACGTTTTTATCAGGGGGACTGGATTCCAGTGCGATTACAGCAATTGCTGCTAATTATTTACAAGCTAAACGCAGAGGTGTGTTAACCACATTTTCTGTTGATTATGAAGGTAATGAACAATATTTTAAAGTGAGTAAATTTCAGCCTTCTATGGATCAACCTTTTATTCAGTTGATGGCTAAGGAATTTACTACAAAACATTATAATGAAGTGATTACCGGAGAAGAACTTGCCGAGCATTTAAAAGAGTCGGTAACATTACGAGATCAGCCAGGAATGGCAGATATCGATTCATCGCTGCTCTGGTTTTGCAAACAAATTAAAAAGCATGCGACCGTAAGTCTTTCTGGAGAGTGTGCCGATGAAATATTTGGAGGCTATCCATGGTTTCATGATCCGTCAACTGCAGCAGGAACAGGATTTCCGTGGATTCGGTCATTAGAATCACGGATAGACTTACTCCATGAAAAATGGAGTAAAAAGTTAAAGTTGAAGGAATATGTTTATCAGCGGTATAAAGAAACGTTAGGCGAAACGCCGCGCTTAGAAGGGGAATCTGATATTGATGCACGACGAAGAGAGCTATTCTATTTAAATATGAATTGGTTTATGGCACAGTTACTTGACCGTAAAGATCGGATGAGTATGGGTGCCAGTTTAGAAGTAAGAGTTCCTTATGCAGATCATCGATTAGTTGAGTACGTATGGAATATTCCATGGGAAATGAAAATGATGGGTGGGCAGGAAAAAGGAATTTTGCGAAAAGCGATGGAGGGTATTTTACCAGATGATGTTTTATATCGTAAAAAAAGCCCTTTTCCTAAAACATTTCAACCAGAATATACGAATGCAGTAAAAGCTTGGATGCATGAGATTATCAATGATAAAGATGCGCGCTTATTTGAGTTTTTAAAGAAAGACAAGGTAGAAGCGATTTTAGAAAGTGAAGGCAAAGAGTTTAAGGACCCTTGGTATGGACAGTTAATGAAAGGACCACAATTAATTGCCCACCTGTGTCAAATTGATTATTGGTTACGCATCTATGATATTAATATAGTAGACTGA
- a CDS encoding penicillin acylase family protein yields MAERVLDKQTEIGKKRVKKKWVIIISGMLAVLLFLLALYGNEYTKKPVEQIEGTIELPMLKKEVEIITDEQGVPQINAKNDYDLYMAQGYVQAQYRLFQMEMSRRQASGTLSEVVGEAAVDQDKYFRTVGLRRAAAQSYDVYSEEAKEILHAFAEGINAYINQAKEDSRLPIEFTIMGFEPKEWTALDSLTIGKYMAFDLGGHWERQAFHYFLLQNYNEKKAYELFPSYPSHKPVIMEEEFVSVHDRLKKAIIPHELNGSNNWVISGEKTQTGLPLLANDPHLGLAIPSIWIQMKLKTNQQQVSGVIFAGVPGIILGHNDKIAWGVTNTGPDVQQLYLEKRNPDQPTEYLYEEKWEQAKVIKEPIAVKDGKTIDYQVVETRHGPVISEFAEDSGKDNVLSLRWTALEPTTELEAILQMNKAENWQEFEKGLEKFLVPAQNFVFASVDGTIAFKANGNIPIYRDGKEALLPLPGWDKDFEWKGYIPFDKLPTIVNPEKDYIATANNKVTMDDYPYHISNVWAQPYRYERIVEVLEANERLTIQDMKKLQMDSFNRQAKEFVPLFITELEGIDLSGQAKQAIELLRKWDYKDLSTAAQPLIFHHWYETLENIIYQDIPDSMMNLFTSKGQTTDELLRTAIKEETSQWINDQGGLQNILSESLNQALSNLEKEYGKNSEKWQWGDYHQVEFKHPLSSIHPVLAFLFNRKGPIPSNGSSVTPMAADYDSETGIINHGAPWRFVIDMSQADQGYHLVAPGQSGHIKSKWYDDQLEDWVTGNYHITKLNETVGKPLILQPKKDN; encoded by the coding sequence ATGGCAGAGCGTGTATTGGATAAACAAACAGAAATAGGAAAGAAACGAGTTAAAAAAAAGTGGGTTATTATTATTAGTGGTATGTTGGCAGTTTTATTGTTTTTACTTGCTTTATATGGGAACGAATACACAAAGAAACCGGTTGAACAAATAGAAGGTACCATTGAACTCCCAATGTTGAAAAAGGAGGTTGAAATCATAACGGATGAACAGGGTGTACCACAAATAAACGCTAAAAATGATTATGATTTATATATGGCACAAGGATATGTACAAGCACAATATCGCTTGTTCCAGATGGAAATGTCGCGTAGACAAGCCTCTGGTACATTAAGTGAAGTTGTCGGGGAAGCAGCTGTGGATCAGGATAAATATTTTCGAACGGTAGGGTTACGCCGAGCTGCAGCACAATCATATGACGTTTACAGTGAGGAAGCAAAGGAGATTTTACATGCTTTTGCAGAAGGCATAAATGCGTATATTAACCAAGCAAAGGAAGATAGTCGTTTGCCAATAGAATTTACCATAATGGGATTTGAACCAAAAGAATGGACGGCATTGGATTCATTAACGATTGGTAAATATATGGCGTTTGACCTGGGTGGACATTGGGAGCGTCAAGCTTTTCATTATTTTCTTTTACAAAACTATAATGAAAAGAAAGCGTATGAATTATTTCCTTCTTATCCTAGTCACAAGCCAGTAATTATGGAAGAAGAATTTGTTTCTGTTCATGATCGTTTAAAAAAAGCAATTATTCCCCATGAATTGAATGGCAGTAATAATTGGGTTATTTCTGGAGAAAAAACGCAAACGGGTTTACCGCTATTAGCAAATGATCCACACCTGGGATTAGCAATCCCCTCTATTTGGATTCAAATGAAACTAAAAACAAATCAACAACAAGTGAGTGGTGTGATTTTTGCAGGCGTTCCAGGAATTATTTTAGGGCATAATGACAAAATTGCCTGGGGCGTAACGAATACCGGACCAGACGTTCAGCAATTATATTTGGAAAAAAGAAATCCTGATCAGCCGACAGAATATTTGTATGAGGAAAAATGGGAACAAGCAAAAGTTATAAAGGAACCCATTGCTGTGAAGGACGGGAAAACAATTGATTATCAAGTCGTTGAGACGAGGCATGGTCCAGTCATTTCCGAATTTGCTGAAGATAGTGGAAAAGATAATGTACTATCATTGCGATGGACAGCATTAGAGCCGACAACGGAGTTAGAGGCAATTTTACAAATGAACAAGGCAGAAAATTGGCAAGAATTCGAGAAGGGACTGGAAAAATTTTTAGTTCCAGCACAAAACTTTGTATTTGCCTCCGTTGATGGAACCATTGCCTTTAAAGCAAATGGCAATATTCCAATTTATAGAGATGGAAAGGAGGCATTATTGCCACTTCCTGGCTGGGATAAGGATTTTGAATGGAAAGGATATATACCTTTTGACAAGCTTCCAACTATCGTAAATCCTGAAAAAGATTATATTGCCACTGCAAATAATAAAGTTACAATGGATGATTATCCTTATCATATAAGTAATGTATGGGCACAGCCTTATCGTTATGAACGGATAGTAGAAGTACTTGAAGCGAACGAGAGATTAACAATACAGGATATGAAAAAACTGCAAATGGATAGCTTTAATAGGCAAGCTAAAGAATTCGTACCTTTGTTTATTACTGAATTAGAAGGAATCGACTTATCAGGTCAAGCGAAACAAGCAATCGAACTTTTAAGAAAATGGGACTATAAAGATTTATCGACAGCTGCGCAACCGTTAATATTTCATCACTGGTACGAAACATTAGAAAACATTATTTATCAAGATATTCCGGATTCAATGATGAATTTGTTCACATCTAAGGGACAAACGACCGATGAGTTGTTACGAACGGCAATAAAAGAAGAAACTTCACAGTGGATTAATGATCAAGGCGGATTACAAAATATTTTATCTGAATCTTTAAATCAAGCATTATCCAATCTGGAAAAGGAATACGGAAAGAACTCGGAAAAATGGCAGTGGGGGGATTATCACCAGGTAGAGTTTAAGCATCCCCTGTCCAGTATCCATCCTGTGTTAGCATTCCTTTTTAATCGTAAGGGTCCGATCCCGTCAAATGGGAGCAGTGTAACTCCAATGGCGGCAGATTATGACTCTGAAACGGGAATTATTAATCACGGAGCACCATGGCGATTTGTTATTGATATGAGTCAAGCGGATCAAGGATATCATCTTGTTGCACCCGGACAGTCAGGACATATTAAAAGTAAATGGTATGATGATCAATTAGAGGATTGGGTTACTGGCAATTATCATATAACTAAGCTGAATGAAACAGTAGGTAAACCATTGATTTTGCAGCCTAAAAAAGATAATTAG
- a CDS encoding MIP/aquaporin family protein: protein MAESEFLAELIGTMILIILGGGVVGGVTLKSSKAEGAGWIVITIAWGLAVTFGVYAVGNYSPAHINPAVTIGFAAIGEFPWSKVPMYVTAQIIGAIIGATIVFLNYLAHWRKTKDQATKLGVFATIPAIRSPLANLLSEIVGTFVLVMGLLFIGANEFTEGLNPIVVGVLIIAIGMSLGGPTGYAINPARDLGPRIAHAILPIPGKGSSDWGYSWVPIVGPIIGGIYGAFFYDALFVGELTIGFWLLSGIITILILGALSVELKNKGDNSAKIKNEII, encoded by the coding sequence ATGGCAGAATCTGAATTTCTAGCTGAGTTAATTGGTACAATGATTTTGATTATCCTTGGTGGTGGCGTTGTAGGCGGGGTAACATTAAAATCATCCAAAGCTGAAGGCGCAGGCTGGATAGTTATTACGATTGCCTGGGGACTTGCGGTCACGTTTGGAGTATATGCGGTTGGCAATTATTCTCCTGCCCATATTAATCCGGCAGTAACGATTGGATTTGCTGCTATTGGCGAATTTCCATGGTCGAAAGTACCGATGTATGTTACTGCACAAATAATTGGAGCGATTATTGGGGCAACGATTGTCTTTTTAAATTATTTAGCCCATTGGAGAAAAACAAAAGACCAAGCAACAAAGCTCGGCGTTTTTGCAACGATCCCAGCCATTCGCAGTCCATTAGCCAATTTATTATCTGAAATTGTTGGTACGTTCGTTCTCGTAATGGGGTTATTGTTTATTGGGGCAAATGAATTTACAGAAGGTTTAAACCCAATTGTTGTCGGGGTATTAATTATAGCAATAGGCATGTCTTTAGGAGGGCCAACTGGATATGCAATCAATCCTGCCCGTGACCTTGGACCGCGAATTGCTCATGCAATACTTCCAATACCCGGAAAAGGGAGTTCCGATTGGGGCTATTCTTGGGTGCCGATTGTTGGACCTATTATTGGAGGGATTTATGGAGCTTTCTTTTATGATGCATTGTTCGTAGGAGAGTTGACCATTGGATTTTGGCTGTTAAGTGGGATAATTACTATTCTTATTTTAGGGGCACTGAGTGTAGAATTAAAGAATAAGGGAGATAATTCTGCTAAAATAAAGAATGAAATTATTTAG